A single Haloplasma contractile SSD-17B DNA region contains:
- a CDS encoding diacylglycerol kinase, translating to MKRARLIYNPTSGKELIKKRLPYILERLEDAGYEASVHATKGPGCAKHAAETAVKQRYDLVIAAGGDGTIFEVVNGLAEKEYRPRLGLIPSGTTNDFARALEIPRNVKAACDIIVNGFSRELDIGKADDKYFVNIAAGGALSEVTYEVPSKLKTVLGSLAYYFRGIRKLPFMTPMNAHIEYDGHVYDGDIVLFLVCNTNSVGGFERLASKSKLDDGQFDLIIIEKMILPKLLGLGIQTLSGKHLKHAKIKYLKANSISISVERDVKLNLDGEYGGMLKGEFKNLKRHLEIYVPRTDNKHFSERLC from the coding sequence ATGAAAAGAGCGCGTTTGATTTATAATCCAACATCGGGTAAAGAGTTAATCAAAAAACGGTTACCTTATATACTAGAGCGTTTAGAAGATGCGGGATATGAGGCAAGTGTACATGCTACAAAAGGGCCAGGGTGTGCAAAACATGCTGCAGAGACGGCGGTAAAACAACGTTATGATTTAGTAATTGCAGCTGGTGGAGACGGTACGATCTTTGAAGTTGTAAATGGGCTAGCTGAGAAGGAATACCGTCCTAGATTAGGATTAATACCGTCAGGTACTACTAATGATTTTGCCAGAGCACTAGAAATACCAAGAAATGTAAAAGCTGCTTGCGATATTATAGTAAATGGTTTTAGTCGAGAACTAGATATAGGAAAAGCAGATGATAAGTACTTTGTGAATATAGCAGCCGGTGGTGCATTGTCAGAGGTTACTTACGAGGTGCCTAGCAAATTAAAAACGGTTTTAGGTTCGCTTGCTTATTATTTTAGAGGAATAAGAAAGTTACCGTTTATGACTCCAATGAATGCACATATTGAATATGATGGCCATGTTTATGATGGGGACATTGTTTTATTTTTAGTATGCAATACAAATTCAGTGGGTGGTTTTGAACGTCTTGCCTCTAAGTCAAAATTAGATGATGGTCAATTTGACCTCATCATTATAGAAAAGATGATTCTTCCTAAGCTATTAGGGTTAGGTATTCAGACACTAAGTGGCAAACATCTAAAACATGCTAAGATTAAATACCTCAAGGCTAATAGTATAAGTATTTCAGTAGAACGAGATGTTAAGCTGAACTTAGATGGTGAATATGGAGGTATGCTAAAAGGTGAGTTTAAAAATTTGAAGAGACATCTAGAAATATACGTTCCTAGAACGGATAATAAACACTTTTCAGAAAGGCTCTGTTAG